The Streptomyces sp. NBC_00670 genome window below encodes:
- a CDS encoding FecCD family ABC transporter permease: MKTTRIRRVRAVRTRGGLSLRVDARASAVVVLLLLAALAASVVLIGTGDFPISAPDVLRTLIGNGTQIQEYIVRDLRLPRVLVGLLVGAALGLGGALFQSISRNPLGSPDVLGLGQGATAGALTVIVLFSGSATAVTLGALAGGLVTGFAIYLLAWKRGVHGYRLVLVGIGVSAVVTAVNGYLLTKADIVDAARAVVWMTGSLNGRDWTQVWPLLVLCAVLVPLVLVNARGLLMTEMGDDLSYALGVRVERVRLVLMVSAVLLTAGATAAVGPVGFVALTAPQLARRLTRSPGPNLVPAMCMGATLLIVADLVSQRVFGADQLPVGVVTGVLGGAYLLWLLVTERRAGRI, translated from the coding sequence GTGAAGACCACACGCATCCGCCGGGTCCGCGCGGTCCGCACCCGCGGCGGGCTCTCCCTCCGGGTGGACGCCCGCGCGTCCGCCGTCGTCGTCCTGCTGCTGCTCGCCGCGCTCGCCGCGAGCGTCGTACTGATCGGCACCGGTGACTTCCCGATCTCGGCCCCCGACGTCCTCAGGACGCTGATCGGGAACGGGACCCAGATCCAGGAGTACATCGTCCGCGACCTGCGGCTGCCGCGCGTCCTCGTCGGCCTCCTCGTGGGGGCCGCGCTGGGGCTCGGCGGGGCGCTGTTCCAGTCGATCTCGCGCAATCCGCTCGGCAGTCCGGACGTGCTCGGGCTCGGGCAGGGCGCGACGGCCGGCGCGCTCACGGTGATCGTGCTGTTCTCCGGCAGCGCCACCGCCGTCACGCTCGGCGCGCTGGCCGGCGGACTGGTCACCGGGTTCGCGATCTACCTGCTCGCCTGGAAGCGGGGCGTGCACGGGTACCGGCTGGTCCTGGTGGGCATCGGCGTCTCCGCGGTCGTCACCGCCGTCAACGGTTATCTGCTCACCAAGGCCGACATCGTCGACGCCGCCCGCGCGGTGGTGTGGATGACCGGGTCCCTCAACGGCCGAGACTGGACGCAGGTGTGGCCGCTGCTCGTGCTGTGCGCGGTCCTCGTCCCGCTCGTCCTCGTCAACGCGCGCGGGCTGCTGATGACCGAGATGGGTGACGACCTGTCGTACGCGCTGGGCGTGCGCGTGGAGCGCGTACGGCTGGTGCTGATGGTGTCCGCGGTGCTGCTCACCGCCGGTGCCACCGCCGCCGTCGGACCGGTCGGGTTCGTCGCGCTGACCGCGCCCCAGCTCGCCCGGCGGCTGACCCGCTCGCCCGGGCCCAACCTCGTCCCGGCCATGTGCATGGGCGCCACCCTGCTGATCGTGGCCGACCTGGTCTCGCAGCGGGTCTTCGGCGCCGACCAGCTGCCCGTCGGCGTGGTCAC
- a CDS encoding FecCD family ABC transporter permease: MLVDSPPHPRGADAPAPPVRRTAIRAVGLLVSVVVLAGVALASIAVGAKELPLDQVWHGLFHDTGTYADVVVGERVWRTVLGLLAGAALGLAGAVLQALTRNPLADPGILGINAGASAAVVTALTYFGVTSLNGYVWFAFFGAAAVGALVWFLGGSRGATPVRLALAGTAISAALYGYLQAVMIMDDAALGRMRFWTVGSLASATHSTIVQVAPFMVVGTVLALSLARPLNAVAMGDDTARALGANLNRTRALSMLAATMLCGAATAACGPIVFVGLMVPHVVRSFTGPDLRWILPYATVLSPVLLLGADVIGRIVARPAELQVGIVTAILGGPVFILLVRRRRTTQL, encoded by the coding sequence GTGTTGGTCGACAGTCCTCCCCATCCGCGCGGCGCCGATGCCCCCGCGCCACCGGTCCGCCGGACGGCGATACGTGCCGTCGGGCTGCTCGTCTCGGTGGTGGTGCTGGCCGGGGTCGCACTCGCGAGTATCGCGGTGGGGGCCAAGGAGCTGCCGTTGGACCAGGTCTGGCACGGGCTGTTCCACGACACCGGGACGTACGCGGACGTGGTCGTCGGGGAGCGGGTGTGGCGGACGGTGCTCGGGCTGCTCGCCGGAGCCGCGCTCGGGCTCGCCGGTGCCGTGTTGCAGGCGCTCACCCGGAACCCGCTCGCCGACCCCGGCATCCTCGGCATCAACGCGGGCGCCTCCGCGGCGGTCGTCACCGCCCTCACCTACTTCGGCGTCACCTCGCTCAACGGCTACGTCTGGTTCGCTTTCTTCGGGGCCGCCGCGGTCGGCGCCCTGGTGTGGTTCCTCGGCGGCAGCCGGGGCGCCACCCCCGTACGGCTCGCGCTCGCCGGCACCGCGATCAGCGCCGCGCTCTACGGCTACCTCCAGGCCGTCATGATCATGGACGACGCGGCGCTGGGCAGGATGCGGTTCTGGACGGTCGGCTCGCTCGCCTCCGCGACGCACTCGACGATCGTCCAGGTCGCGCCGTTCATGGTGGTGGGCACCGTGCTCGCGCTCTCGCTGGCGCGGCCGCTGAACGCCGTGGCCATGGGGGACGACACCGCCCGGGCGCTCGGCGCGAATCTCAACCGCACCCGCGCGCTGTCCATGCTCGCCGCCACCATGCTGTGCGGCGCGGCCACCGCCGCCTGCGGTCCCATCGTGTTCGTCGGCCTGATGGTCCCGCACGTCGTACGGTCCTTCACCGGGCCCGACCTGCGCTGGATCCTGCCGTACGCCACCGTGCTGTCCCCGGTGCTGCTGCTGGGCGCCGATGTGATCGGACGGATCGTCGCCCGGCCCGCCGAACTCCAGGTCGGCATCGTCACCGCGATCCTCGGCGGTCCGGTGTTCATCCTCCTCGTCCGGCGCAGGAGGACGACGCAACTGTGA
- a CDS encoding HAD hydrolase-like protein gives MSRTTVRTRPEGSERPLSEAYDTALLDLDGVVYAGGAAIDHAVESLGTARDGGMRLAYVTNNALRTPDAVAAHLTELGTAAEASDVVTSAQAVARLISEQVPAGARVLVIGGEGLRVALRERGLTPVESADDDPVAVVQGFGGPELPWGRFAEASYAIARGVPWFASNTDLTIPSARGIAPGNGAAVEVVRIATGATPQVAGKPLPPMHRETILRTGAERPLVVGDRLDTDIEGAFNGGVDSLLVLTGVTDGAQLLAAPPHHRPTYVDADLRGLLTGQPEVSSADDSFRCGGWTAAAAGGALRLEGDGETLDGLRALCAAAWTAAGEGACELDGGKALARLGL, from the coding sequence ATGAGCCGGACGACGGTCAGGACGCGGCCCGAGGGCAGCGAGCGGCCCCTGAGCGAGGCGTACGACACGGCGCTGCTCGACCTGGACGGGGTGGTGTACGCGGGGGGTGCCGCGATCGACCACGCGGTCGAGTCGCTCGGTACGGCCCGGGACGGCGGGATGCGGCTGGCGTACGTCACGAACAACGCGCTGCGTACGCCGGACGCGGTGGCCGCGCATCTGACGGAGCTCGGCACGGCGGCCGAGGCGTCGGACGTGGTGACCTCCGCGCAGGCGGTGGCCCGGCTGATCAGCGAGCAGGTGCCGGCGGGGGCACGGGTGCTGGTGATCGGCGGTGAGGGGCTGCGGGTGGCGCTGCGCGAGCGCGGGCTCACGCCGGTGGAGTCGGCGGACGACGATCCGGTGGCGGTGGTGCAGGGGTTCGGCGGGCCCGAGCTGCCGTGGGGGCGGTTCGCGGAGGCGAGTTACGCGATCGCGCGCGGGGTGCCGTGGTTCGCGTCGAACACGGATCTGACGATTCCCAGTGCGCGGGGGATCGCGCCGGGGAACGGGGCGGCGGTGGAGGTGGTGCGGATCGCGACGGGGGCGACGCCGCAGGTCGCGGGGAAGCCGTTGCCGCCGATGCACCGGGAGACGATCCTGCGGACGGGGGCGGAGCGGCCGCTCGTGGTGGGGGACCGGCTGGATACGGACATCGAGGGGGCGTTCAACGGGGGTGTCGATTCGTTGCTGGTGCTCACGGGCGTGACGGACGGGGCGCAGCTGCTGGCCGCGCCGCCGCACCACCGGCCGACATACGTCGACGCGGATCTGCGGGGGCTGCTCACGGGGCAGCCGGAGGTGTCGTCGGCCGACGACAGTTTCCGGTGCGGTGGCTGGACGGCCGCGGCGGCTGGCGGGGCGCTGCGGCTGGAAGGGGACGGCGAGACGCTGGACGGACTGCGGGCGCTGTGCGCGGCGGCGTGGACAGCGGCCGGGGAGGGCGCGTGCGAGCTGGACGGGGGGAAGGCGCTGGCGCGGCTCGGGCTGTGA
- a CDS encoding DUF1015 domain-containing protein produces MNSAGHGDAPAHMGLDLMPFRGLRYDPARVGSLAAVTSPPYDVVVRPDGLLHLESADPHNIVRLILPQAGTPSARNERAAQTLDRWITEGVLARDPEPALYVYEQRDATGLVQRGLIGALRLSEPSDGVVLPHEDVMPHIVADRADLMRATRANLEPLLLTYRGDGRTTGAHAVVKRATGRAPLLSTTTEDGFGHRLWAVTDPADIAEAQRDLAGHQALIADGHHRWATYLRLRAEQPSPGPWDFGLVLLVDTARHPLRVRAIHRLLPGLPPAAALSALTGLFRVRHLRTPLTEALHALAEAAGTGNAFLLAGDGAYHLVDRPSPDLLARTIPTDRPEPWRTLDATVLHATLLKHVWRIPEDSPEQVAYIHDTASTVEKAERDGGTAVLLHPVQEDIVRTLAQQGITMPRKSTSFGPKPASGLVLRRL; encoded by the coding sequence ATGAACTCTGCAGGCCACGGGGACGCACCCGCGCACATGGGTCTCGACCTGATGCCCTTCCGGGGCCTGCGCTACGACCCCGCACGCGTCGGCAGCCTGGCCGCCGTGACGTCACCGCCGTACGACGTGGTGGTGCGGCCCGACGGACTGCTCCACCTGGAGTCCGCCGATCCGCACAACATCGTCCGGCTGATCCTGCCGCAGGCCGGCACACCCTCCGCCCGCAACGAACGGGCCGCACAGACCCTGGACCGCTGGATCACCGAGGGCGTCCTCGCCCGCGACCCCGAACCTGCCCTGTACGTCTACGAGCAGCGCGACGCCACCGGCCTCGTCCAGCGCGGTCTGATCGGCGCGCTGCGTCTGTCGGAGCCGTCGGACGGCGTCGTCCTCCCGCACGAGGACGTCATGCCGCACATCGTCGCCGACCGCGCGGACCTGATGCGCGCCACCCGCGCCAACCTCGAACCGCTGCTCCTGACCTACCGCGGCGACGGCCGCACCACCGGCGCGCACGCCGTCGTGAAGCGCGCCACGGGGCGCGCGCCGCTGCTCTCCACCACCACGGAGGACGGCTTCGGCCACCGGCTGTGGGCGGTCACCGACCCCGCCGACATCGCCGAGGCGCAACGCGATCTGGCCGGCCACCAGGCCCTCATCGCCGACGGCCACCACCGCTGGGCAACCTACCTGCGGTTGCGCGCGGAACAGCCTTCCCCCGGCCCGTGGGACTTCGGCCTGGTCCTCCTCGTCGACACCGCCCGCCACCCGCTGCGCGTCCGCGCCATCCACCGACTGCTGCCCGGGCTCCCGCCGGCAGCCGCGCTGTCCGCGCTCACGGGCCTGTTCCGGGTACGACACCTGCGGACACCGCTCACCGAGGCGCTGCACGCCCTGGCGGAGGCGGCAGGCACGGGCAACGCGTTCCTGCTCGCGGGCGACGGCGCCTACCACCTGGTCGACCGCCCCTCCCCCGACCTCCTGGCCCGCACCATCCCCACGGACCGCCCCGAGCCCTGGCGCACCCTGGACGCCACGGTCCTGCACGCCACGCTCCTGAAGCACGTCTGGCGCATCCCAGAGGACTCACCGGAACAGGTCGCCTACATACACGACACCGCGTCCACGGTGGAAAAGGCGGAACGTGACGGAGGCACGGCGGTACTCCTCCACCCGGTCCAGGAAGACATCGTCCGCACCCTGGCCCAACAGGGCATCACCATGCCGAGAAAATCAACGTCATTCGGCCCGAAGCCGGCGTCGGGCTTGGTCTTGAGAAGGCTGTGA